Proteins encoded by one window of uncultured Draconibacterium sp.:
- a CDS encoding hybrid sensor histidine kinase/response regulator: MKKQTIICVDDEEIILEAIQEQLQSSFGDEYNIETSDSGEDALEFFKELIEEGQQVPVIISDYIMPGIKGDELLKEIHKLSPDSLKILLTGQASIEGISNAINNAQLYRFISKPWDKDDLVLTVKEAVKSFLQEIKIRKQNKELLELNASLEEQVAQRTEQLRKANAAKDKFFSIIAHDLKSPFNALLGLSEAMLESWEIFEDEMKLDFVKDINNASKNTYALLQNLLEWSRSQTGRVKVESVIFTPAEVVHENLEVLKQHADSKQISVINKVQEDVLCQADKNMISTVFRNLISNAIKFTKPQGNITITCCSKNSYHEFCIIDNGIGMDEKTLNQLFNLSSKTQRFGTSNESGTGLGLHLCKEFVEKNGGQLSVSSKENEGSTFCFTLPLAN; this comes from the coding sequence ATGAAAAAACAGACAATAATTTGTGTTGATGATGAAGAAATAATCCTGGAAGCTATACAGGAACAACTACAATCGTCGTTTGGAGACGAATATAATATTGAAACTTCGGATAGCGGTGAAGACGCGTTGGAGTTTTTTAAGGAGCTTATTGAGGAAGGCCAGCAAGTACCCGTTATTATTTCAGATTATATTATGCCGGGAATAAAAGGCGACGAATTGTTAAAGGAAATACACAAACTTTCTCCCGATTCGTTAAAAATACTTTTAACCGGACAGGCCAGTATAGAAGGCATTAGCAATGCCATAAACAATGCTCAGCTCTATCGTTTTATCTCAAAACCGTGGGACAAAGATGATTTGGTATTGACCGTAAAAGAGGCAGTAAAAAGTTTTTTGCAGGAAATTAAAATACGCAAACAGAATAAAGAATTACTGGAATTAAATGCATCGTTAGAAGAGCAGGTTGCACAACGTACAGAGCAATTGCGAAAAGCCAACGCTGCTAAAGATAAATTCTTTTCCATTATTGCCCACGATCTAAAAAGTCCTTTTAATGCGCTTCTTGGCCTATCAGAAGCAATGCTTGAAAGCTGGGAAATATTTGAGGATGAAATGAAACTGGATTTTGTTAAGGATATAAACAATGCGTCTAAAAATACATATGCTTTACTTCAAAATTTATTGGAATGGTCGCGTTCGCAAACTGGCCGGGTAAAAGTTGAATCTGTAATATTCACGCCTGCAGAAGTTGTACACGAAAACCTTGAAGTGCTAAAACAACATGCCGATTCGAAACAAATATCAGTTATCAACAAGGTTCAAGAAGATGTGTTATGTCAGGCAGATAAAAACATGATTTCAACAGTATTCCGAAACCTTATATCCAATGCCATAAAGTTTACCAAACCACAAGGAAACATTACAATAACCTGTTGTTCAAAAAACAGCTATCATGAGTTCTGCATCATCGATAATGGTATTGGGATGGATGAAAAAACACTAAATCAGCTTTTCAACCTTAGTAGTAAAACACAGCGCTTTGGAACATCAAATGAAAGCGGAACCGGATTAGGTCTACACCTCTGCAAAGAGTTCGTTGAAAAAAACGGGGGGCAATTATCCGTTTCCAGTAAAGAAAACGAAGGCAGTACCTTCTGTTTTACTTTACCGTTAGCAAATTAA
- a CDS encoding LysM peptidoglycan-binding domain-containing protein, translating to MRSLLLFCVTLLLLLPNEQVFAQNLSENEIVVIQGEKFVMHHVRTGETIYSLTKKYGITQAVLEQNNPGIDKGLTIGQVLKIPYAEGVNFKNAPTSQKGDPSGFVKYKIESRNETAYSIAKKYGITVEELYAYNPTVKKFKKRTKLNIPYWEEAEVESTEIEETTKKTESDVITHNVVSGETLYSLAKKYGTTEQEIIALNPGAEQLKTGMSLKIRTAVKEVSNNKPQPIENLSNRNYIEHIIESGETMWGTTRKYNISAEELKALNPILNTGFPAGAVIKIPVADTKKPMAKPVNAEAFEQHLVVKGETLYGLSRRYNVSIPDIKKYNPILDRRNLVYGETILIPKKPEEVLTKPESDNVEIADVDSVKLLEDLYAVELPVEIPSSCQPDFSNSYSGKEYNVALFLPFFYEANDTLNREDLVIDSTALFTTEEAEVALDTTIELEERKELFKQFYGGSENFVQFYEGVLLAIDSLQNEGFTINLNVFDTQRNRDSIRQYFQSDHFFQTDLIIGPIFPNVQQEIAAYAAKNRIPIVSPLASQSNLTQSNQRFFQVNPSREYLMRQTADMVAEEHYNSNFIIVKTSDYEGTAEGELVHLLREKFFNLGLLSSNEGVNFTIYDFQNEGAFGLRRIMSKNKENVVFIPSSNEGELSVAISNVNNLSDEYSITLIGTSRYPNYSSIQIEQFHNLKLKYIAPYYTDYTDSKTLHFVEKYKDNFGTEPDNFGFQGYDVTMYFLTALITYGNDFSDCLPYLHTFQMQGNYHFEKLSQFGGYMNEGVSVISYTRNFEVKRKRVKGQPRLITAVNN from the coding sequence ATGAGAAGTCTTTTGTTGTTTTGCGTTACATTATTATTGTTATTGCCCAATGAACAGGTTTTTGCCCAAAACTTATCTGAAAATGAGATTGTTGTCATACAAGGCGAAAAATTTGTAATGCATCATGTACGTACTGGCGAAACAATTTATTCGTTAACAAAAAAGTACGGCATTACTCAGGCAGTTCTTGAGCAGAATAATCCTGGAATTGATAAAGGACTAACAATTGGGCAGGTATTAAAAATCCCTTATGCTGAAGGAGTTAATTTTAAAAATGCTCCAACCTCACAAAAAGGGGATCCGTCGGGTTTTGTAAAGTACAAAATCGAGTCGAGAAATGAAACGGCTTATTCCATTGCTAAAAAATATGGAATTACAGTTGAAGAACTATATGCTTACAACCCAACAGTAAAGAAATTTAAGAAGCGGACAAAGTTGAATATTCCATATTGGGAAGAAGCTGAAGTTGAGAGTACTGAGATAGAAGAAACGACAAAAAAAACAGAATCTGATGTTATAACACACAACGTTGTCTCGGGAGAAACTTTGTATTCGCTTGCCAAAAAGTATGGAACAACGGAACAGGAGATTATTGCATTGAACCCCGGAGCAGAACAGTTAAAAACAGGAATGTCGTTAAAAATAAGAACGGCAGTAAAAGAAGTTAGCAATAATAAACCTCAACCCATTGAAAATTTAAGTAACCGTAATTACATTGAACACATTATTGAATCGGGAGAAACCATGTGGGGAACAACCCGCAAATACAATATTTCTGCTGAAGAATTAAAAGCGCTTAACCCAATTTTAAATACAGGATTTCCGGCAGGCGCTGTAATTAAAATTCCGGTTGCCGATACAAAAAAGCCAATGGCAAAGCCGGTAAATGCTGAAGCTTTCGAGCAGCACCTGGTAGTAAAAGGAGAGACTTTATATGGCTTATCTCGTAGGTACAATGTTTCAATACCTGATATTAAAAAGTATAACCCGATACTCGACAGAAGGAACCTTGTTTACGGCGAAACCATTTTAATCCCGAAAAAGCCGGAAGAAGTTTTAACTAAGCCCGAAAGTGATAATGTTGAAATTGCAGATGTTGATTCAGTAAAATTATTAGAAGACCTATATGCTGTGGAGTTGCCGGTTGAAATTCCGTCTTCGTGTCAGCCCGATTTTTCTAATTCATATTCTGGCAAAGAATACAACGTGGCATTGTTTTTACCTTTCTTTTACGAAGCAAACGATACACTTAACCGCGAAGATCTGGTTATTGATTCAACTGCACTTTTTACCACGGAAGAAGCAGAAGTTGCTTTAGATACAACTATCGAGCTAGAAGAACGGAAAGAACTGTTTAAGCAATTTTATGGTGGCAGCGAAAATTTTGTACAGTTCTACGAAGGTGTGCTTTTGGCCATTGATTCGTTGCAAAACGAAGGTTTCACAATAAACTTAAATGTTTTTGATACGCAACGTAACCGTGATTCAATTCGCCAGTATTTCCAGTCTGACCATTTTTTTCAAACCGATTTGATTATTGGTCCAATATTTCCCAACGTGCAACAGGAAATTGCCGCTTATGCTGCAAAAAACCGTATCCCAATCGTTTCTCCACTTGCGTCTCAATCCAACTTAACGCAATCCAACCAACGCTTTTTCCAGGTAAATCCTTCGCGTGAATACCTGATGAGGCAAACGGCAGACATGGTCGCTGAAGAACATTACAACAGCAACTTTATAATTGTTAAAACTTCTGACTACGAAGGAACGGCGGAAGGCGAACTGGTTCATCTACTTCGCGAGAAGTTTTTCAATTTAGGATTGCTAAGCAGTAACGAAGGCGTTAATTTTACCATCTACGATTTTCAAAATGAAGGTGCATTTGGATTAAGACGCATTATGTCGAAAAATAAAGAAAATGTGGTTTTCATTCCTTCTTCAAACGAAGGTGAATTAAGCGTGGCCATCTCCAACGTAAATAACTTGTCCGATGAATATTCGATAACACTTATCGGAACCAGTCGTTATCCGAACTATTCGAGTATCCAGATTGAACAGTTTCATAATCTGAAGTTGAAATACATTGCTCCTTATTATACGGATTATACTGATAGTAAGACCTTACATTTTGTAGAAAAATATAAAGATAATTTTGGTACGGAACCTGATAACTTTGGATTTCAAGGCTACGATGTAACGATGTATTTTTTAACCGCATTAATTACTTACGGTAACGATTTTTCTGATTGTTTGCCTTACCTGCATACTTTTCAAATGCAGGGTAATTACCATTTCGAAAAGCTTTCGCAGTTTGGAGGCTACATGAATGAAGGTGTTTCGGTAATATCTTACACACGAAACTTCGAGGTTAAACGAAAACGTGTAAAGGGGCAACCCCGATTAATTACGGCTGTAAACAATTAA
- a CDS encoding ATP-binding protein gives MKYKKLIESLGNEYFFYSHNIDGDYLYMSPSVETVLGYDVEEAKLGLVKHMTDSELNKKTIEVLKKSATGEKQKTFQFELYAKDGTIKVIEITESPLYNEEGELLSIEGVAHDITRRIERDKTIRQQNQKLKQQTEELEATIADLKQTQSQLVQSEKMRALGNLIAGVAHEINTPIGAINASVDNISKSLDESMENIYVLFTSLSERELMIFLKIMNLIDRSKPPLISKEKRHYKKLVKEKLENAGFEDTYTMTDQLIYLNLYEVTDQVISLLNVDNPVFILKSIRDIYSVRKNSENIKLAVEKASKVVYALKRFTHKDQGMDKELSNLKENIDMVLTLHHNRIKQGIEVIQNYDDNIPLISCYPDELVQVWTNLISNAIQAMDNQGQLTITIKNLEERIQVAISDTGCGIPEEIHEKIFEPFFTTKKAGEGTGIGLELVLKIIEKHQGNLDFESKVGEGTTFIITLPVN, from the coding sequence ATGAAATATAAAAAGCTTATTGAAAGCCTGGGTAACGAATATTTCTTTTATTCTCACAATATTGATGGCGATTATCTCTACATGAGTCCTTCTGTTGAAACTGTTTTAGGCTACGATGTGGAAGAAGCAAAGCTCGGTCTTGTAAAACACATGACAGACAGCGAGCTGAACAAAAAAACCATTGAAGTTTTAAAAAAGAGCGCCACCGGAGAAAAACAAAAAACATTCCAGTTTGAGCTATACGCCAAAGATGGTACGATAAAAGTGATTGAAATTACGGAATCGCCGTTGTATAACGAAGAAGGGGAACTTTTATCGATTGAAGGAGTAGCACACGATATAACCCGACGGATTGAACGTGATAAAACCATCAGACAACAAAACCAAAAGCTCAAACAACAAACTGAAGAACTGGAAGCTACTATTGCCGACCTGAAACAAACCCAATCGCAACTGGTACAATCGGAAAAAATGCGGGCACTCGGAAACCTCATTGCCGGTGTTGCTCACGAAATAAACACTCCTATTGGAGCAATCAACGCATCTGTCGATAATATTTCGAAATCACTTGATGAATCGATGGAAAACATTTATGTTTTGTTTACGAGCTTATCAGAACGGGAATTAATGATATTCCTTAAAATTATGAACCTGATCGATCGAAGCAAACCTCCATTAATTTCGAAGGAGAAACGGCACTATAAAAAGCTGGTAAAAGAAAAGCTTGAAAACGCAGGCTTTGAGGATACTTATACCATGACCGATCAGTTGATTTACCTAAATCTTTACGAAGTGACTGATCAGGTAATTTCTTTATTGAACGTTGATAATCCGGTATTCATTTTAAAATCGATACGCGACATTTATTCGGTTCGAAAAAATTCGGAGAATATTAAACTGGCTGTTGAAAAAGCATCGAAAGTTGTTTATGCTCTTAAACGATTTACCCATAAAGATCAGGGTATGGACAAAGAGCTCAGCAACCTGAAAGAGAACATTGACATGGTGCTTACCTTGCATCATAACCGTATAAAACAAGGAATTGAAGTAATACAAAACTACGACGATAATATTCCGTTGATTAGTTGTTATCCTGATGAACTGGTTCAAGTTTGGACCAACCTTATCTCAAACGCCATTCAAGCAATGGATAACCAAGGGCAATTAACAATTACTATAAAAAATCTTGAGGAACGCATCCAGGTAGCAATTTCTGATACCGGGTGTGGTATTCCTGAAGAGATACACGAAAAGATTTTTGAACCATTTTTTACCACAAAAAAGGCGGGAGAAGGAACTGGTATTGGACTTGAGCTGGTATTAAAAATTATCGAGAAACATCAGGGAAATCTTGATTTTGAGAGTAAAGTGGGAGAAGGAACAACATTTATTATTACATTACCCGTTAATTAG
- a CDS encoding alpha/beta hydrolase, protein MKKFNLILLSLFIAGVVMAQNKTLKVWPNGAPNDNGMTEPEEKYDGVRVRNVSEAEMYVFSPKAEKNTGAAVVICPGGGYWIEAMDHEGYDIARFLQEKGITGIVLKYRLPYGNHEVPSSDARQAIRIVRANAEEWGIDPEKIGIAGSSAGGHLASTAGTVFDYGNIESLDKITQQSCRPDFMLLLYPVITMNEEFTHLGSRENLIGKGHDKELIRKYSNELNVSAETPPTFLVLADDDKSVLPKNSINFYLKLKEYDVPAELHIFQEGGHGFGIRKNGIPADNWPNLFIDWLKAREIIE, encoded by the coding sequence ATGAAAAAATTTAACCTGATCCTACTATCCCTATTTATTGCTGGCGTTGTTATGGCACAAAACAAAACATTAAAAGTATGGCCAAACGGCGCTCCAAACGATAACGGGATGACTGAGCCCGAAGAAAAATACGATGGCGTTCGTGTTCGCAATGTGTCGGAAGCAGAAATGTATGTTTTTTCGCCGAAAGCAGAAAAGAACACCGGGGCCGCAGTGGTAATTTGTCCCGGAGGTGGTTACTGGATAGAAGCAATGGATCATGAAGGATATGATATTGCGCGTTTCCTTCAGGAAAAGGGAATTACCGGAATTGTTTTAAAATATCGTTTGCCTTACGGAAACCACGAAGTTCCATCGAGCGATGCACGACAAGCCATTCGAATTGTTCGTGCAAATGCAGAGGAGTGGGGGATCGATCCTGAAAAAATTGGAATTGCAGGTTCGTCGGCCGGAGGTCATCTGGCTTCAACTGCCGGAACTGTTTTCGACTATGGTAACATTGAAAGTTTGGACAAAATAACACAGCAAAGTTGCCGCCCCGATTTTATGCTGTTATTGTATCCTGTAATTACGATGAATGAAGAATTCACGCATTTAGGATCGAGAGAGAACTTAATTGGAAAAGGCCACGATAAAGAATTGATCAGGAAATATTCCAACGAATTAAATGTGAGTGCTGAAACGCCACCAACATTTCTCGTGTTGGCTGACGACGATAAAAGTGTATTGCCAAAAAATTCAATCAATTTCTATCTGAAACTAAAAGAATATGACGTGCCTGCCGAGCTACATATTTTTCAGGAGGGAGGACACGGTTTTGGAATTCGCAAAAACGGAATCCCTGCTGATAACTGGCCGAATTTATTTATCGATTGGTTGAAAGCAAGAGAGATAATTGAATGA
- a CDS encoding sodium:solute symporter family protein, whose protein sequence is MQKELTILLYFLFIVGIGIYSAFRIKKPSDYYVADKKAGIWQVSGSLLATILGGSALMGTIELSQSRGWAALWFLFSAAIGLFILAPISKYVSRYGNYTLPELLGKFFGRKAERFSTVIIPLAWLGIVAAQIIAAAQILQGLGFISYQNAAILSGLVFIAYTLLGGQLSILKTDTLQAVLIISGLVALLFFAIKSPAHLQVEPLKFSALFNSKFSIVDLIVLLMTYSVTFIVGPDIYSRLFCARSEKTARRSILIVASILIPVSFALTYLGVYSGKENEGIMAFAGHLLPNWAYGLFIAALLSAVMSSADTTLLTSSMILSELFSGNLENKKSLPLTRWLVVIIGLLSLLIALYITSVIQALLLALSFFSGAFVVPVLCGLLSFKVNHKNVIRAMFFGGITALAGKLLTIFDYQSLGNGMIIFSYFVNGSFLLYKRNSFR, encoded by the coding sequence ATGCAAAAAGAATTAACCATACTTCTGTACTTTTTGTTTATCGTGGGTATTGGTATCTATTCCGCGTTCAGAATAAAAAAACCATCGGACTATTATGTTGCCGATAAAAAAGCAGGTATCTGGCAGGTTTCAGGTAGTTTGCTCGCAACAATTTTGGGCGGTTCGGCACTTATGGGAACCATTGAGTTAAGCCAAAGCAGAGGTTGGGCCGCCTTGTGGTTCTTGTTTTCCGCCGCAATTGGCTTATTTATTCTGGCACCAATTTCAAAATACGTTAGCCGTTATGGTAATTATACACTTCCCGAATTGCTGGGAAAGTTCTTTGGACGCAAAGCCGAACGATTTTCAACTGTAATAATTCCTTTAGCATGGTTAGGAATTGTGGCGGCACAAATTATTGCAGCAGCCCAAATCCTACAAGGACTTGGTTTTATTTCGTATCAGAATGCAGCCATTTTATCCGGACTGGTTTTTATTGCCTACACCTTGCTGGGCGGCCAGTTAAGTATCCTGAAAACAGATACATTACAAGCCGTGTTAATTATTAGCGGGTTGGTGGCTTTGCTGTTTTTTGCCATCAAATCACCAGCACATTTGCAGGTTGAGCCATTAAAATTTTCAGCGCTGTTCAATTCAAAATTCTCGATTGTCGATCTGATCGTATTGTTAATGACTTATTCGGTAACATTTATTGTTGGCCCTGATATTTACTCGCGCCTGTTTTGTGCCAGGAGTGAAAAAACAGCACGAAGAAGTATACTAATCGTAGCATCAATATTAATCCCCGTTTCGTTTGCCCTTACCTATTTAGGCGTTTATTCCGGAAAAGAAAATGAAGGAATAATGGCATTTGCAGGACACTTGCTTCCCAACTGGGCTTACGGTTTGTTTATTGCAGCACTTTTATCTGCAGTAATGTCGTCGGCCGATACCACTTTGCTTACTTCAAGTATGATTTTAAGCGAGCTGTTCAGCGGTAACCTCGAAAACAAAAAATCGTTGCCACTAACACGCTGGCTCGTTGTCATTATTGGCCTATTGAGTTTACTAATTGCCTTATATATCACCTCTGTAATTCAAGCCCTACTTTTAGCGCTTAGCTTTTTTTCAGGAGCGTTTGTGGTTCCTGTACTATGTGGGCTTCTTAGCTTTAAAGTGAATCACAAAAACGTAATCAGAGCTATGTTCTTTGGCGGAATTACTGCACTGGCAGGGAAACTTTTAACGATATTCGATTATCAGAGCTTAGGAAATGGAATGATTATCTTCAGTTATTTCGTTAACGGTTCATTTCTCCTTTACAAAAGGAATTCTTTTCGTTAG
- a CDS encoding aminopeptidase P family N-terminal domain-containing protein, protein MKLEIKQRLTALRTEMKKQGIDAWYISGTDPHSSEYLPKRWETREYIAGFTGSYGVVAVTLDKAALWTDSRYFLQATEELEGTGIDMMKMRVPDAVSPDTWLSQNLPAGSKVGLDAQSLTVNAFKSLQKGFLKKDIELVETPDLLEAVWEDRPAVPNDKVFELELKYSGVGRPEKQQKIAGELANFGADIHVVSMLDELAWLYNLRGSDVPYNPVFTAFAVVGKDENLLFVDPGKVDSELQSKLEADGVELKDYSTFYDYLAEIKGKTVFVDPSTLNYAAYNVLANNNETVEGTSLVAIQKALKNETELEGFRSAMKKDGVALVESIYWLKDVIGKQTVTDYEFGEKLAEFRAKQDGFKGESFHPIVGYKSRGAIVHLHVFADDAQPLEADGVVLFDSGGQYIDGTTDVTRTVALGAVSDQFKTDFTLTLKGMIGLTQAKFPYGVKGCHLDILARQALWENGMNYGHGTGHGVGHFLNVHEGPMAIRLEYNENLMLPGQVLSNEPAFYREGLYGLRTENMMVCVERETTEFGRFLGFDTLTLCPIDTSLIKVDLLTDKERKWLNDYHRWVNDELKPLLEEKYHAFLDEQTQAI, encoded by the coding sequence ATGAAATTAGAAATAAAGCAGCGGCTAACGGCCTTACGAACAGAAATGAAAAAACAGGGTATCGATGCCTGGTACATTTCAGGAACTGATCCACATTCGAGCGAGTACTTGCCTAAACGGTGGGAAACACGCGAATATATTGCCGGATTTACGGGCTCGTATGGGGTGGTTGCGGTTACATTGGACAAGGCTGCTTTGTGGACCGATTCGCGTTATTTTCTTCAGGCTACTGAAGAGCTTGAAGGTACCGGAATTGATATGATGAAAATGCGTGTACCCGATGCTGTTTCACCTGATACTTGGCTAAGCCAGAATTTACCTGCAGGTAGTAAAGTGGGGCTCGATGCGCAATCGTTAACTGTTAATGCTTTTAAAAGTCTGCAGAAAGGTTTTTTGAAAAAAGATATTGAATTAGTAGAAACTCCGGATTTATTGGAAGCAGTTTGGGAAGATCGTCCGGCTGTTCCAAACGATAAGGTTTTTGAGCTGGAGCTAAAATATTCCGGTGTTGGCCGACCCGAAAAACAACAAAAAATTGCCGGAGAACTGGCTAATTTTGGAGCAGATATTCATGTAGTTTCAATGTTGGACGAGCTGGCGTGGCTATACAATTTGCGCGGTTCCGATGTTCCTTATAATCCGGTTTTCACTGCATTTGCGGTAGTTGGAAAAGATGAAAACCTGCTTTTTGTCGATCCCGGGAAAGTTGACTCTGAACTTCAATCGAAATTGGAAGCAGATGGTGTTGAGTTGAAAGACTACAGCACTTTTTACGACTACCTGGCCGAAATTAAGGGGAAAACGGTATTTGTTGATCCGTCTACTTTAAACTATGCCGCTTACAATGTGTTGGCAAACAATAACGAAACTGTTGAAGGAACTTCGTTGGTTGCAATACAAAAGGCCTTGAAAAACGAAACTGAACTGGAAGGATTCAGAAGTGCCATGAAAAAAGACGGCGTGGCATTGGTAGAGTCTATTTACTGGTTAAAAGACGTTATTGGAAAACAAACTGTAACTGACTATGAGTTTGGAGAAAAACTAGCTGAATTCAGAGCAAAACAAGACGGTTTTAAAGGCGAAAGTTTCCACCCGATTGTTGGTTATAAAAGTCGCGGTGCCATTGTTCACCTGCACGTTTTTGCCGACGATGCACAACCGCTTGAAGCCGATGGAGTAGTGCTTTTTGATTCTGGCGGTCAGTACATTGACGGAACAACTGATGTTACCCGCACGGTTGCTTTAGGCGCAGTTTCTGATCAATTTAAAACCGATTTTACACTTACTCTAAAAGGAATGATTGGCTTAACACAGGCTAAATTCCCTTATGGAGTAAAAGGTTGTCACCTCGATATTCTGGCAAGGCAAGCACTCTGGGAAAATGGCATGAATTACGGCCACGGTACAGGCCACGGAGTTGGTCATTTTCTTAATGTGCACGAAGGACCAATGGCAATTCGCCTGGAGTACAATGAAAATCTGATGTTGCCGGGACAAGTACTTTCAAACGAACCCGCATTCTATAGAGAAGGGCTGTACGGACTTCGAACTGAAAATATGATGGTGTGCGTTGAGCGCGAAACCACTGAGTTCGGCCGTTTCCTTGGTTTTGATACACTAACTCTTTGCCCAATCGACACGTCGTTAATCAAAGTAGATTTGTTGACCGACAAAGAGCGTAAGTGGCTGAATGATTATCATCGATGGGTAAACGATGAGCTAAAGCCGCTTCTTGAGGAAAAATATCATGCGTTTTTGGATGAGCAAACTCAAGCAATTTAA
- a CDS encoding NUDIX domain-containing protein — MNTHPLKVLKYCPKCGSSEFKTSGERSLKCGTCGFHFFINSAAAVAALVTDESGKLMLVTRGVEPNYGKLDLPGGFIDPMETAEVAVKRELKEELGLEVKSLKYLGSAPNEYVFSEYTVFTLDMAFLVTAKSVDNLKPMDDILDYKFYSEEELDYDDIPAPSIKNFVKDYFERLKA; from the coding sequence ATGAATACCCATCCTTTAAAAGTATTAAAATATTGTCCGAAGTGTGGTTCCTCTGAATTTAAAACATCAGGAGAGCGTTCGCTAAAATGTGGCACTTGCGGGTTTCATTTCTTTATTAATTCAGCTGCAGCGGTGGCGGCATTGGTTACCGATGAATCAGGAAAGCTAATGTTGGTTACACGTGGTGTTGAACCCAACTATGGGAAACTTGATCTGCCAGGAGGTTTTATCGATCCAATGGAGACTGCTGAAGTTGCAGTAAAACGCGAGTTAAAGGAAGAATTGGGACTGGAGGTAAAGTCGTTGAAATATCTTGGTTCTGCCCCCAACGAATATGTATTTTCGGAGTACACTGTTTTTACATTAGATATGGCATTTCTGGTTACGGCTAAATCTGTTGATAACCTGAAGCCAATGGACGACATTTTAGATTATAAATTCTATTCAGAAGAAGAGTTGGATTACGATGATATTCCTGCTCCCTCGATAAAAAACTTTGTTAAAGACTATTTTGAGCGATTAAAAGCATAA
- a CDS encoding response regulator: MKKKAIVCVDDESIILDSLGEQIKNIFGDEYLYESAENAEEGLEVIEELTEEEIDVLVIVSDWLMPGKKGDDFLIEVHKKFPKIIKVMLTGQADEKAINNAIKNAELHAYISKPWSSQDLERVIKTGLSKIENKG, from the coding sequence ATGAAAAAGAAGGCCATTGTTTGCGTTGATGATGAAAGTATAATTCTCGACAGTCTTGGGGAACAAATAAAAAACATTTTTGGAGATGAATACCTGTATGAATCGGCAGAAAATGCTGAGGAAGGCCTGGAAGTAATTGAAGAATTGACTGAAGAAGAAATTGATGTTCTAGTAATTGTTTCCGACTGGTTAATGCCGGGTAAAAAAGGAGACGATTTTCTGATTGAAGTTCATAAAAAATTCCCAAAAATTATAAAAGTAATGTTAACCGGACAAGCGGATGAGAAGGCCATTAACAATGCAATTAAAAATGCCGAATTGCATGCATATATTTCTAAACCATGGTCGTCTCAGGATTTAGAGCGAGTTATAAAAACAGGTTTGTCTAAAATTGAAAATAAGGGGTAA